From Pontibacter actiniarum, a single genomic window includes:
- a CDS encoding UDP-N-acetylmuramoyl-L-alanyl-D-glutamate--2,6-diaminopimelate ligase has protein sequence MQLLQDILQNVSAVSTHGPLDVQVQSIAFDSRQVQEGVLFVAVRGVQADGHAFIQKAVEANAVAVVCEELPKELQPGITFVQVRDSGEALGRMASAFYGHPSTKLQLVGVTGTNGKTTSVTLLHKLFRELGYHVGLISTVQNQIDEEIIPATHTTPDAVKLNELLAQMVKAGCTHCFMEVSSHAMVQQRVAGITFAGGVFTNITHDHLDYHGSFEDYIKAKKSFFDMLPKTAFALVNADDKRGPVMVQNTKASAHFYALRKAEEFKARIIDNTIQGLHLEVDGQEIWCKLIGAFNAYNLLGAYGVAVLLGEDPMEALTVLSSLNSAAGRFDYIVSESQITGIVDYAHTPDALENVLNTIQEIRNPNQKVITLVGCGGNRDATKRPIMADIACRLSDRVILTSDNPRFEEPQAILDDMQKGVKPLDFKKTLSVLDRKEAIKTACMLAEPDDIILIAGKGHETYQEIKGVKYDFDDKKVLREMFVQLGK, from the coding sequence ATGCAGCTGCTGCAAGACATACTTCAGAACGTAAGCGCGGTTAGTACGCACGGCCCGCTAGATGTACAGGTGCAGTCCATCGCCTTTGATTCCCGCCAGGTGCAGGAGGGGGTGCTGTTTGTGGCTGTGCGCGGTGTGCAGGCAGACGGCCATGCGTTTATACAGAAGGCCGTGGAGGCGAACGCCGTGGCTGTTGTGTGCGAGGAACTGCCGAAGGAGCTGCAGCCGGGTATAACCTTTGTGCAGGTCAGGGACTCTGGCGAGGCGCTGGGCCGGATGGCTTCGGCTTTTTACGGCCACCCTTCCACAAAGCTGCAGCTTGTAGGGGTTACCGGCACGAACGGCAAGACCACCTCAGTAACGTTGCTGCACAAGCTTTTCCGCGAGCTGGGCTACCATGTGGGGCTAATTTCCACGGTGCAGAACCAGATAGACGAAGAGATCATACCTGCTACGCATACCACACCGGACGCGGTAAAGCTAAATGAGCTGCTGGCGCAGATGGTAAAAGCCGGGTGTACCCATTGCTTTATGGAGGTAAGCTCGCATGCCATGGTGCAGCAGCGTGTGGCGGGCATCACATTCGCTGGCGGCGTGTTCACCAACATCACGCACGACCACCTGGATTACCACGGTAGTTTCGAAGATTATATCAAAGCGAAGAAGTCTTTCTTCGATATGTTGCCGAAAACAGCCTTTGCCCTGGTGAATGCCGACGACAAGCGAGGCCCGGTAATGGTGCAAAACACCAAAGCCAGCGCCCATTTTTATGCTTTACGCAAGGCAGAGGAGTTTAAGGCTCGCATTATTGATAACACTATTCAGGGATTGCACCTGGAGGTGGATGGGCAGGAAATCTGGTGCAAGCTCATCGGCGCGTTCAATGCCTACAACCTGCTGGGCGCCTATGGCGTGGCGGTGTTGCTGGGGGAGGACCCTATGGAGGCGCTGACGGTGCTCTCCAGTCTGAACTCTGCGGCGGGCCGCTTTGACTACATCGTGTCCGAGTCGCAAATTACTGGCATCGTGGACTATGCCCACACGCCGGACGCGCTTGAAAACGTGCTGAACACGATTCAGGAAATCCGCAACCCGAACCAGAAGGTGATTACGCTGGTAGGCTGTGGCGGTAACCGCGATGCAACCAAGCGCCCCATAATGGCCGACATCGCCTGCCGGCTGAGCGACAGGGTGATTCTGACGTCGGATAATCCGCGCTTTGAGGAGCCCCAGGCCATATTGGACGATATGCAGAAAGGCGTAAAACCGCTGGATTTTAAGAAAACGCTATCGGTTCTGGACCGTAAGGAGGCCATTAAAACAGCCTGCATGCTGGCCGAACCGGATGATATTATACTTATCGCAGGAAAGGGGCATGAGACTTACCAGGAGATCAAAGGGGTAAAGTATGACTTTGACGACAAGAAGGTCTTGCGCGAGATGTTCGTGCAGTTGGGAAAGTAA
- a CDS encoding penicillin-binding protein: MNIKKSIVVRVRVAFLLVCLFACAIVYKVVYIQFLDGEKWKSISKERRIYYKPVFATRGNILSDNESILATSLPFYRVAFDPTVAKAEVFNSGVDSLAMLLSRFYGDKSEEYYRRKIKNARHSGRRYIRLNSRQINYQDKKLMTRWPIFREGKNRGGVIFEKVEKRFKPFGILAERTIGFINEDKNGAGLEYSFNGDLAGTDGEALFERIAGGSKPIYDGTEVKPQHGYDIKTTIDINLQDVAENALYKVLDKTGAEYGCVILMEVKTGEIKAMANLGKTKGGYIEDYNYAVGNQGRTEPGSTFKLASMMALFEHAPEVKLTDTVDTGDGRYRIKNTIMSDSKIGGYGVLTVKEVFEKSSNIGVAKLMEQHFGNEQQAYVNYLNQFGLNSTLGFQMEGEARPYMKSPQDKNWYGTTLTSMAIGYETKLSPLQTLALYNAVANNGVKIQPIIVKEIRKADDVIQSFSTRVLNEKVCSDATLKKLREMLEGVVEHGTAKNIRSTDYKIAGKTGTARKVKDGRYVREYSASFAGYFPADNPKYSCIVIIDSPKGVNVYGGDVAAPVFKELADKAYARDLAMHKPMQARVVPDKESMPVLQAGSLDDLKMICNTIGLSTHTGNMDEEWVRVSPKRRSLEFKPNPVLQNKVPDVEGMTLRDALFILGNQHLEVKVQGVGKRVKKQSMAPGTDIDKDKTITIILS; this comes from the coding sequence ATGAATATTAAGAAGTCCATAGTAGTCCGGGTAAGGGTGGCATTCCTGTTGGTATGCCTTTTTGCGTGCGCGATTGTGTATAAGGTCGTGTACATCCAGTTTCTGGATGGCGAGAAGTGGAAGAGTATCTCCAAAGAGCGCCGAATTTACTACAAGCCAGTGTTCGCCACCCGTGGCAACATCCTCTCCGACAATGAGAGCATCCTGGCTACTTCCCTGCCTTTCTACCGCGTGGCCTTTGACCCGACCGTAGCAAAGGCTGAGGTGTTTAACAGCGGCGTAGACTCTCTGGCTATGCTGCTTTCGCGTTTTTACGGGGATAAGTCGGAGGAGTATTACCGCCGCAAGATCAAGAATGCGCGCCACTCAGGCCGAAGGTATATTCGCCTGAACAGCCGCCAGATCAACTATCAGGATAAGAAGCTGATGACGCGCTGGCCGATCTTCCGGGAGGGCAAGAACAGGGGCGGCGTGATTTTCGAGAAAGTTGAGAAGCGCTTCAAGCCTTTCGGTATACTGGCCGAGCGTACCATTGGCTTTATCAACGAAGACAAAAACGGGGCGGGCCTGGAGTACAGCTTTAACGGTGACCTGGCCGGCACGGACGGTGAGGCCCTTTTTGAACGCATCGCCGGGGGTAGCAAACCGATCTACGACGGCACCGAGGTGAAGCCGCAGCATGGCTACGATATCAAAACAACCATTGATATCAACCTGCAGGACGTGGCCGAGAATGCCCTGTATAAGGTGTTGGACAAAACAGGTGCCGAGTACGGCTGCGTGATCCTGATGGAGGTGAAGACCGGGGAGATAAAGGCCATGGCCAACCTCGGCAAAACCAAGGGCGGCTACATAGAGGACTATAACTACGCCGTGGGGAACCAGGGGCGTACGGAGCCGGGGTCTACCTTTAAGCTGGCCTCCATGATGGCGCTTTTTGAGCATGCCCCGGAGGTAAAGCTGACTGACACGGTGGATACGGGCGATGGCCGCTACCGCATCAAGAACACGATCATGTCCGACTCCAAAATTGGCGGCTATGGCGTGCTTACGGTAAAGGAGGTGTTCGAGAAGTCGTCTAACATCGGGGTGGCCAAGCTGATGGAGCAGCACTTTGGCAATGAGCAGCAGGCTTACGTCAACTACCTGAACCAGTTTGGCCTGAACAGCACCCTGGGCTTTCAGATGGAAGGGGAGGCGAGGCCTTACATGAAGAGCCCGCAGGATAAGAACTGGTACGGCACCACACTCACCTCCATGGCTATCGGCTATGAGACGAAGCTGTCGCCGCTACAGACGCTGGCCCTCTACAACGCCGTGGCAAACAACGGTGTAAAGATCCAGCCGATCATCGTGAAAGAGATCCGCAAGGCCGACGATGTGATCCAGTCGTTCAGTACCCGGGTGCTGAACGAGAAGGTTTGCTCCGACGCTACGCTGAAGAAGCTGCGGGAGATGCTGGAGGGTGTTGTGGAGCACGGCACCGCCAAGAATATCCGCAGCACCGACTATAAGATCGCAGGTAAAACGGGTACAGCCAGAAAAGTAAAGGATGGCCGCTATGTGCGCGAATACTCTGCTTCGTTTGCCGGGTACTTCCCGGCGGACAACCCGAAGTACAGCTGCATTGTGATCATCGACAGCCCGAAAGGGGTGAATGTGTACGGCGGCGACGTGGCGGCCCCGGTTTTCAAGGAACTGGCCGATAAAGCCTACGCCCGCGACCTGGCGATGCACAAGCCGATGCAGGCCCGCGTGGTTCCGGACAAAGAAAGTATGCCGGTGCTGCAGGCGGGCAGCTTAGACGATCTGAAAATGATCTGCAACACCATCGGCCTCAGCACCCATACAGGTAATATGGACGAGGAGTGGGTGAGGGTGTCGCCGAAGCGCCGCTCGCTGGAGTTTAAACCGAACCCGGTGCTGCAGAACAAGGTGCCTGATGTAGAGGGGATGACGCTGCGCGATGCGCTGTTCATACTGGGCAACCAACACCTGGAGGTGAAGGTGCAGGGAGTGGGCAAGCGTGTGAAGAAACAGTCGATGGCCCCGGGCACCGATATAGACAAAGACAAAACGATAACGATTATACTTAGCTAA
- a CDS encoding FtsL-like putative cell division protein, producing the protein MASNVLIKRTGAPKANSARVKPEAEEPQKPRKKGLSLFALLDKYANVDALFEEGVPLKYMPRVLFLTGITLFYIGNTHFAEKTIRRIDKVKVEVEDLRADYSTLKSDYMEASKQSEVARNVAPLGLEESSSPPYQVIVPADEY; encoded by the coding sequence ATGGCTTCAAATGTACTCATCAAAAGAACAGGCGCACCGAAGGCAAATTCGGCGCGTGTGAAGCCAGAGGCAGAGGAACCGCAGAAGCCCAGGAAAAAGGGCTTGAGCTTGTTCGCGCTGCTGGATAAATATGCCAATGTAGATGCCTTGTTTGAAGAGGGCGTGCCGCTGAAATATATGCCGCGCGTGCTTTTCCTGACGGGCATTACGCTTTTTTACATCGGTAACACCCACTTTGCCGAGAAAACTATCCGCAGGATAGACAAGGTGAAAGTGGAGGTAGAAGACCTGCGCGCAGATTACTCTACGCTGAAGTCAGACTACATGGAAGCCAGTAAGCAGTCTGAGGTGGCGCGCAACGTGGCGCCGCTCGGCCTGGAAGAAAGTTCGTCTCCACCTTATCAAGTGATTGTGCCGGCAGATGAATATTAA
- the rsmH gene encoding 16S rRNA (cytosine(1402)-N(4))-methyltransferase RsmH, with protein sequence MEYHRPVLLEESVEALAIKPEGVYVDVTFGGGGHSARILQELTSGKLYSFDQDSDAQEQSQRLEGPTFQFVRANFRDLKKYLRLYGVKKVDGILADLGVSSHQFNVPERGFSTRFDGPLDMRMNSDAGITAREVLETYSEEQLHRIFGIYGEVKNAKTLARTVVEKRNRQPFESIAEFKQAISSCTPKGKENKYLAQVFQALRIEVNDEMKALEEMLEQAAEVLKPGGRLSVISYHSLEDRMVKNFIAKGKFFGEVEKDLFGNEIKPLEAVYRKPITPSDEELLQNSRSRSAKLRVAEKKEEREGK encoded by the coding sequence ATGGAATATCATCGCCCAGTATTACTGGAGGAGTCGGTAGAGGCGCTGGCAATAAAGCCGGAGGGGGTGTACGTGGATGTGACGTTTGGTGGTGGAGGCCACTCGGCTCGCATTCTGCAGGAGCTTACAAGCGGTAAGCTCTACAGTTTTGACCAGGATAGCGATGCCCAGGAGCAGTCGCAGAGGCTGGAGGGGCCTACCTTTCAGTTTGTGCGCGCCAACTTCCGGGACCTGAAGAAATACCTGCGGCTGTACGGTGTGAAGAAGGTAGACGGGATTCTGGCGGATTTGGGTGTTTCATCGCACCAGTTCAATGTGCCGGAGCGCGGTTTTTCTACCCGCTTCGACGGGCCGCTGGACATGCGCATGAACTCAGACGCCGGTATTACCGCCCGGGAGGTGCTGGAGACCTACTCGGAGGAGCAGCTGCACCGTATCTTCGGTATCTACGGAGAGGTGAAAAACGCGAAGACCCTTGCCCGCACGGTAGTGGAGAAGCGTAACAGGCAGCCTTTTGAGTCGATTGCGGAGTTTAAGCAGGCGATCAGCTCCTGCACCCCGAAAGGAAAGGAGAACAAGTACCTGGCACAGGTGTTCCAGGCGCTGCGCATCGAGGTAAACGATGAGATGAAGGCGCTGGAAGAGATGCTGGAGCAGGCAGCCGAGGTGCTGAAACCCGGCGGGAGACTTTCAGTGATCTCTTACCACTCCCTGGAAGACCGGATGGTGAAGAACTTTATCGCCAAAGGGAAATTCTTCGGAGAGGTGGAAAAAGACCTGTTCGGAAACGAAATAAAGCCGCTGGAGGCCGTGTATCGCAAGCCGATCACGCCATCAGACGAGGAACTGCTGCAAAACAGCCGCTCCAGAAGTGCCAAGCTAAGGGTAGCGGAGAAGAAGGAGGAACGTGAAGGAAAGTAA
- the mraZ gene encoding division/cell wall cluster transcriptional repressor MraZ: MNFLSGEYECKIDPKGRLVLPAKIKANLPEASGNHVVLTRGFEPCLVLYPKAEWKVIYDKVAGLNEFNEEYRHFQRNFFRGNTEIELDGAGRFIVPKTMGRFAGLEKEAIVVGLGNRVEIWNPDKYEEFLIQDQQNFSQLAQKFLGDKPAEEPLL; this comes from the coding sequence ATGAACTTCCTTTCTGGCGAATATGAGTGCAAGATTGACCCAAAAGGAAGGTTGGTTTTACCTGCAAAGATAAAAGCCAACCTGCCGGAGGCGTCTGGCAATCATGTGGTGCTAACGAGGGGGTTTGAGCCGTGTCTGGTGCTGTATCCAAAAGCCGAATGGAAGGTGATTTACGACAAGGTCGCCGGCCTGAACGAGTTTAACGAAGAGTACCGCCACTTTCAGCGGAACTTCTTCCGGGGCAACACCGAGATTGAGCTGGACGGGGCCGGGCGCTTTATTGTGCCGAAAACGATGGGCCGCTTTGCCGGGCTGGAGAAGGAGGCGATTGTGGTGGGGCTTGGAAACCGTGTAGAGATCTGGAACCCTGATAAGTATGAGGAGTTCCTGATTCAGGATCAACAGAATTTCTCACAGCTTGCCCAGAAGTTCCTGGGAGATAAACCGGCCGAAGAGCCACTTTTATAA
- a CDS encoding heavy-metal-associated domain-containing protein — translation MKKLKPLFLLMVFALTSISLKAQEQNKPTQTVQIKTSAVCNMCKKTLEKRLASEKGVKSSSLDVDSKVLTVVFDSRKADADSIRKAVTETGYDADQLPADENAYNRLHACCKKGNGNR, via the coding sequence ATGAAGAAACTAAAGCCATTGTTCCTTTTGATGGTGTTCGCCCTGACCAGCATAAGCCTCAAGGCGCAGGAGCAGAACAAGCCTACGCAAACGGTACAGATCAAAACATCGGCCGTGTGCAACATGTGCAAGAAAACACTGGAGAAGCGCCTGGCTTCCGAAAAGGGGGTTAAATCCTCTAGCCTGGATGTGGACTCAAAGGTGCTGACCGTGGTGTTTGACAGCCGGAAAGCAGACGCAGACAGCATCCGCAAGGCCGTGACCGAAACCGGCTACGACGCCGACCAGCTACCCGCTGATGAAAACGCCTACAACCGCCTGCACGCCTGTTGCAAAAAAGGGAACGGCAACCGCTAA
- a CDS encoding fatty acid desaturase, whose amino-acid sequence MAIARKSDLRGVSIAATIVVLWLALLVYLLHWPVELSSPLTYVFVLLQMHLYTGLFITAHDAMHGVAAPGKPGLNRAIGTATAFLFAYNWYPRLLPRHHQHHRHVATEHDPDYHPGAFWSWYLSFLRQYITWWQLLLMALTFNVLKLFFPLENVILFWMLPAILATFQLFYFGTYLPHRGEHPEENRHKSSTQRKNHLWAFMSCYFFGYHYEHHDKPYLPWWQLYKAKS is encoded by the coding sequence ATGGCGATAGCAAGAAAGAGCGATTTAAGGGGAGTGTCCATTGCGGCTACAATCGTTGTGCTGTGGCTGGCGCTGTTGGTGTACCTGCTGCACTGGCCTGTTGAGCTGTCGTCTCCGCTTACCTATGTTTTTGTGCTGCTGCAGATGCATCTGTACACGGGGCTGTTCATTACCGCACACGATGCCATGCATGGCGTGGCAGCACCCGGTAAGCCGGGGTTAAACCGGGCGATCGGCACCGCAACCGCTTTTTTATTTGCCTATAACTGGTATCCGCGCCTGCTGCCGAGGCACCACCAGCACCACCGGCACGTTGCAACGGAGCATGACCCGGACTATCACCCGGGGGCCTTCTGGTCCTGGTATTTGAGCTTCCTGAGGCAGTACATTACCTGGTGGCAGCTGTTGCTGATGGCGCTTACCTTTAACGTCCTGAAGCTGTTCTTCCCGCTGGAGAATGTAATCCTGTTCTGGATGCTGCCGGCTATACTTGCCACGTTTCAGCTTTTTTATTTCGGGACCTACCTGCCGCACCGGGGGGAGCACCCGGAGGAAAACCGGCACAAGTCCTCCACTCAGCGTAAAAACCACCTGTGGGCTTTTATGAGCTGTTATTTCTTCGGGTATCACTACGAGCACCACGACAAGCCTTACCTGCCGTGGTGGCAGCTTTACAAAGCAAAATCGTAG
- a CDS encoding 4-hydroxy-3-methylbut-2-enyl diphosphate reductase, translating to MQSLDVTIDANSGFCFGVVYAIQMAEDFLEEQGYLYCLGDIVHNDEEVERLQQRGLRIINHAQLRELRNEAVLIRAHGEPPETYQVALDNGLTLVDASCPVVLKLQNRIKSSYDKDDKIFIYGKHGHAEVMGLLGQTNSQAVVFESMEELLRHELPASITLYSQTTKSTDSFYSIKDALERQGYQVNANDTICRQVSNRDKELRKFAAKFDKVVFVSGTKSSNGKVLYQVCKDANPHTHFISKVEQLQPEWFSAGDSVGICGATSTPMWLMEEVRDSLLNYQL from the coding sequence ATGCAAAGCCTGGATGTAACGATCGATGCTAACTCCGGTTTCTGTTTCGGCGTAGTGTACGCCATTCAGATGGCTGAGGACTTCCTGGAGGAGCAGGGGTACCTGTACTGCCTGGGCGATATTGTGCACAACGATGAGGAGGTGGAGCGCCTGCAGCAGCGCGGCCTGCGCATCATTAACCACGCCCAGCTGCGGGAGCTGCGTAATGAGGCGGTGCTGATACGGGCCCATGGGGAGCCGCCGGAAACGTACCAGGTGGCGCTGGACAATGGCCTCACGCTGGTCGATGCCTCCTGCCCGGTTGTGCTGAAACTGCAGAACCGCATCAAGTCTTCTTACGACAAAGACGATAAGATCTTTATCTACGGCAAGCATGGCCACGCAGAGGTAATGGGGCTGCTGGGGCAAACGAACAGCCAGGCCGTCGTGTTTGAAAGTATGGAGGAGCTGTTGCGCCATGAGCTGCCTGCCTCTATTACGCTCTACAGCCAAACCACCAAGAGCACAGATAGCTTCTACAGCATTAAAGACGCGCTGGAGCGGCAGGGCTACCAGGTAAACGCCAACGATACCATTTGCCGGCAGGTGTCTAACCGGGATAAGGAGCTGCGCAAGTTTGCCGCCAAGTTCGATAAAGTGGTCTTTGTGTCGGGTACCAAATCAAGCAACGGAAAGGTGCTGTACCAGGTGTGTAAGGATGCGAACCCGCACACGCACTTCATCTCGAAGGTGGAGCAGCTGCAGCCGGAGTGGTTTAGTGCCGGTGATTCGGTCGGTATCTGCGGGGCCACCTCCACACCGATGTGGCTGATGGAGGAGGTGCGGGACTCCTTACTGAACTATCAGCTATGA
- a CDS encoding lycopene cyclase domain-containing protein: protein MYLYLYLNIFTILFPLLLSFDKKVAFYKNWGSLFPAILANGLLFVAWDALFTEAGIWGFNEAYLTGIYLFNLPLEEVLFFLTVPYACVFIYDVLNAYISKDLLRPVAKPLALALILALPLVAVFNAAALYTSITFCLLAVMHLLHLRFFGTKYLGRFYLAYLVHLVPFLLVNGVLTYLPIVWYNDSFNLGLRIVSIPVEDTMYSMLMLLLTISVYEALRQRKRVKQYEPIAV from the coding sequence ATGTACCTGTACCTGTACCTGAATATTTTCACGATCCTGTTCCCCTTGCTGCTTTCCTTTGACAAGAAGGTGGCCTTTTATAAGAACTGGGGATCGCTTTTCCCGGCTATCCTGGCCAACGGCCTGCTGTTTGTCGCTTGGGATGCGCTGTTCACGGAGGCTGGCATCTGGGGGTTTAACGAGGCCTACTTAACCGGGATCTACCTCTTTAACCTGCCCCTGGAGGAGGTGCTGTTCTTCCTGACGGTGCCCTACGCCTGTGTGTTTATTTACGACGTGCTGAACGCCTACATCAGCAAAGACCTGCTGCGGCCCGTGGCGAAGCCTCTGGCCCTTGCGCTGATCCTGGCGCTGCCGCTGGTGGCCGTCTTCAACGCCGCCGCACTTTATACTTCCATAACGTTTTGTTTGCTGGCGGTCATGCACCTGCTGCACCTGCGCTTTTTCGGTACCAAGTACCTCGGGCGCTTCTACCTGGCTTACCTGGTGCACCTGGTGCCCTTTCTGCTGGTAAACGGTGTGCTGACTTACCTGCCCATCGTGTGGTACAACGACAGCTTTAACCTGGGGCTGCGCATCGTCTCCATTCCTGTGGAGGATACGATGTACTCGATGCTGATGCTGCTCCTGACGATATCCGTTTACGAGGCGCTGAGGCAGCGGAAACGCGTTAAACAATATGAGCCGATAGCTGTATAA
- a CDS encoding phytoene/squalene synthase family protein, whose amino-acid sequence MDQLFKNTCMQCSKVITQAYSTSFTLGIKTLHKKFHLPIYGIYGFVRLADEIVDTFHGHDKRALLRDFRRQTYEAVEQRLSLNPVLHAFQCVVHEYSIDMAYIEAFLKSMEMDLDDQVYDRALYEEYIYGSAEVVGLMCLKVFCEGDQEMFERLKKPACSLGAAFQKVNFLRDMKSDYKERGRVYFPKVDYGKFSNKCKAEIEQDIRKDFDDAFAGIMALPRSARMGVYLAYVYYLKLFRKIQGLPATHILKERVRVPDNTKFALLLSSYLKYRLNAI is encoded by the coding sequence ATGGATCAGCTTTTTAAAAACACCTGTATGCAGTGCAGCAAGGTCATTACACAGGCCTACAGTACCTCGTTTACGCTGGGGATTAAAACGCTGCACAAGAAATTCCACCTGCCAATCTACGGTATCTATGGCTTTGTGCGCCTGGCCGACGAAATTGTAGACACCTTCCATGGGCATGATAAGCGCGCCCTGCTCCGCGACTTCAGGCGGCAGACGTATGAGGCTGTGGAGCAGAGGCTGAGCCTGAACCCGGTGCTGCACGCCTTTCAGTGCGTGGTGCACGAGTACAGCATCGATATGGCATACATTGAGGCCTTCCTGAAGAGCATGGAAATGGACCTGGACGACCAGGTGTACGACCGCGCGCTGTACGAGGAGTATATCTACGGTTCGGCAGAGGTGGTGGGGCTGATGTGCCTGAAGGTTTTCTGCGAGGGCGATCAGGAGATGTTTGAGCGCCTGAAAAAGCCGGCATGCAGCCTGGGGGCCGCTTTCCAGAAGGTCAACTTCCTGCGCGACATGAAAAGCGACTACAAGGAGCGCGGGCGGGTCTATTTTCCGAAGGTGGACTACGGCAAGTTCAGTAACAAGTGCAAGGCAGAAATAGAGCAGGACATCCGCAAAGACTTTGATGACGCCTTTGCCGGCATCATGGCGCTGCCCCGCTCGGCACGCATGGGGGTGTACCTGGCCTACGTATATTACCTGAAACTTTTCCGGAAGATACAGGGGCTTCCGGCAACCCATATTCTAAAAGAGCGCGTAAGAGTACCTGATAACACTAAGTTTGCGTTGCTGCTTAGTTCTTACCTCAAGTACAGACTTAACGCTATTTAA